One window of Lytechinus variegatus isolate NC3 chromosome 2, Lvar_3.0, whole genome shotgun sequence genomic DNA carries:
- the LOC121406794 gene encoding uncharacterized protein LOC121406794, with protein sequence MYQGCLLTALSEAERLGVSTGDKNLLLESLTKIADLQYEQAARSTLRCSRARRAKVLDALKIEKEAARLLNKLPCEAPEACKFLGFKVGDVCYQFIALPFGLKPAPGIFSRLVRVLAAELRRRGITIFCYLDDWLLLGPSRTSLAYNNKEDPVSRCRALLKLMLASQNLANFPRSISKPSGSNPAVQTTYEATTTALPETLQAQNSPQGPSCSHDRCDDACNSSVVSMSISEQGKQTQNPKPTLTLTTDASKLGWGAHMGKFKASGQWQERDSAQHINVLEMKAVQLALLAFLPQVANQCILVKSDNSTVVSYINREGGTRSSTLCFLTLEILAWCQNNHITLKACHIPGKENYIADFLSRGSYLPSEWQLNLTIVERIFSQGDQPQIDLFASALNKQLPTYCTKHQDPLAFATDSLTIPWKGILGYAFPPFPIIPQVLEKVRKEEAYVLLIAPWWPRRPWFTTLTDLLVGTPKRLPPLVDLLKQPGTDTYYPNPERLCLTLWPISGNQQLKRAFRRELQTWPLDSCDPPPGTLMILDSRDTSVV encoded by the exons ATGTACCAGGGGTGCCTGTTAACCGCTCTTAGTGAGGCTGAGCGGCTTGGAGTCTCTACCGGTGACAAAAACTTATTGTTAGAATCACTCACAAAGATTGCTGATCTCCAGTATGAGCAAGCAGCAAGATCAACTCTACGATGCTCGAGGGCAAGAAGAGCCAAAGTTTTAGATGCCCTCAAGATTGAAAAGGAGGCAGCAAGACTGCTCAATAAGCTCCCTTGTGAAG CCCCAGAGGCCTGCAAGTTTCTGGGCTTCAAAGTAGGAGACGTTTGTTATCAGTTCATAGCCCTTCCGTTCGGCCTAAAGCCTGCCCCAGGGATATTTTCCCGACTGGTGAGAGTCCTCGCCGCAGAGTTAAGAAGGCGAGGCATTACTATCTTCTGTTACCTGGACGACTGGCTCCTCCTCGGCCCTTCCAGGACCTCTCTTGCCTACAAC AATAAAGAAGATCCAGTCAGTAGGTGCAGAGCTCTACTCAAACTCATGCTCGCCAGCCAGAACTTGGCAAATTTTCCTCGGTCTATTAGCAAGCCTAGTGGATCTAATCCCGCAGTGCAGACGACATATGAGGCCACTACAACTGCACTTCCTGAGACACTTCAGGCCCAGAATTCACCCCAGGGACCATCTTGTTCCCATGACAGATGCGATGATGCATGCAATTCATCTGTGGTCAGCATGTCGATTTCTGAACAAGGGAAGCAAACTCAGAACCCAAAACCAACCCTCACCCTAACGACCGATGCTTCAAAGCTGGGTTGGGGAGCACACATGGGGAAATTCAAAGCCTCCGGCCAATGGCAAGAAAGAGATTCAGCACAGCATATCAATGTTCTAGAAATGAAGGCGGTTCAACTGGCTCTACTTGCCTTCCTCCCCCAAGTTGCCAACCAGTGCATTCTGGTGAAATCAGACAACAGCACAGTGGTCTCCTACATAAACAGGGAAGGAGGGACAAGGTCATCTACTCTTTGCTTCCTAACATTGGAAATTCTAGCATGGTGCCAGAACAATCACATAACCCTAAAGGCTTGCCACATCCcagggaaagaaaattacattgcAGACTTCCTCTCTCGGGGAAGTTATCTCCCATCAGAATGGCAACTCAATCTCACCATAGTGGAGAGAATCTTCAGTCAGGGCGACCAGCCTCAGATAGACTTATTTGCATCAGCCCTGAACAAGCAGCTCCCGACTTATTGCACGAAACATCAAGATCCCTTAGCCTTTGCGACAGACTCCCTAACAATCCCTTGGAAGGGGATCCTGGGTTACGCCTTTCCGCCCTTTCCCATAATACCTCAAGTGCTGGAGAAAGTGAGGAAGGAAGAAGCTTACGTTCTCCTCATCGCACCTTGGTGGCCGAGGAGACCATGGTTCACAACACTTACAGATCTCCTAGTGGGGACTCCCAAAAGACTACCCCCACTGGTGGACCTCCTAAAACAACCCGGGACGGACACTTATTACCCGAACCCGGAAAGACTTTGCCTAACACTCTGGCCCATCTCAGGAAATCAGCAACTAAAGCGGGCCTTTCGGAGAGAGCTGCAGACATGGCCTCTAGATTCCTGCGATCCTCCACCAGGAACACTTATGATTCTAGACTCCAGAGATACTTCGGTGGTGTGA
- the LOC121406795 gene encoding uncharacterized protein LOC121406795 has product MYEEITDMNINSQASPNLNQGENNSVKTKPRVNISAKTKPKNNDKAAKTKPKNKNPNTNNPAKTTPANTSTQSDTQSHRREVDKGMDKSEETVYTPSDRGSSSSKNRAGKKRPRDDHSCSHDNQTQSLDPLQPPVIQKKSRLAQDCDRSVHSLPDPAEAGSWILQALQAALPQRAPPSTLPDPDPLDLLTASPASNRQSRPRQRSNEDSTHSRRRERSRSPRNGRRVGANDNSPRISRREKVFSIVGESDSEFDYHRPVTSRRRDWGDFSPSNSNSSPAHSLQAAQHMGFERGQSPLGVRESSDIHERDTPASGNRHQSALILTKYCPQLRAEDNTSSETEREKSIFRLNSSLTRSDEVSPAIKMDAPYKSCFFGV; this is encoded by the coding sequence ATGTATGAAGAAATAACTGACATGAACATTAATTCCCAAGCCTCCCCAAATCTCAATCAAGGGGAGAATAACTCGGTCAAGACAAAGCCGAGGGTCAATATTTCGGCCAAGACAAAGccgaaaaataatgataaggcGGCCAAGACAAAGCCGAAGAACAAGAATCCTAACACTAATAACCCGGCCAAGACAACGCCGGCTAATACCTCTACACAATCAGACACCCAGTCCCATAGGCGGGAGGTAGACAAGGGTATGGATAAATCGGAAGAGACTGTTTACACTCCTTCCGATCGGGGTAGCTCCTCATCAAAGAATAGGGCGGGCAAGAAGAGGCCTCGCGATGACCACTCGTGTTCTCATGACAATCAGACTCAAAGTCTTGACCCACTACAACCCCCTGTAATTCAGAAAAAGAGCCGACTGGCCCAGGATTGTGACAGGTCAGTCCATTCATTGCCAGACCCCGCCGAGGCGGGTAGTTGGATCTTGCAAGCCTTGCAGGCGGCCCTTCCCCAGCGGGCGCCGCCATCGACCCTTCCAGACCCCGACCCTCTGGATTTGCTTACCGCCAGCCCGGCAAGTAATAGACAAAGTCGCCCGAGACAACGGTCTAATGAAGACTCGACTCATTCTAGACGTAGAGAGAGGTCTAGATCGCCTCGTAACGGTCGCAGAGTGGGGGCTAATGATAACTCGCCTCGTATTAGCCGTAGAGAAAAAGTATTTTCCATTGTGGGAGAATCTGATTCGGAATTTGATTACCACCGACCTGTTACATCTCGCAGAAGAGATTGGGGCGATTTCTCACCATCTAATTCTAATAGCAGCCCCGCGCATTCCCTCCAAGCTGCCCAGCATATGGGATTCGAACGAGGACAATCACCATTGGGGGTACGAGAGAGTTCTGACATACACGAACGCGATACTCCGGCTAGTGGGAACAGGCATCAGTCAGCCCTGATCTTGACTAAATACTGCCCTCAACTTCGGGCCGAAGACAATACTAGTAGCGAAACTGAGCGAGAGAAGTCAATCTTCCGCCTGAACTCGTCCCTTACTCGTTCGGACGAAGTCAGTCCGGCGATCAAGATGGATGCCCCGTATAAATCCTGCTTTTTCGGGGTCTAG
- the LOC121407969 gene encoding snake venom 5'-nucleotidase-like, which translates to MSLLFRSASLVLLWILISRVKLSFGYFNLTILHTNDCSDRIEEFSGSGSTCTPEIRADDGCFGGVARRSTVLKDIREGGTGNESIILVDTGDQFQGTDWFYVYKGNSTAHFMSLLEYDVMGLSKNEFLRGVPGLIPFLNLIDFPAVSSNIDTSNEPALQSLLSRSRVITVGGEKVGVVGVTKPDTPQLTPTGNLTFLPVIESVQAAVDNLVDDQGVNKIIALSDSSFDIDQEIARSVRGVDIVVGGHFNTFLYTGDPPYDDNAKKGDYPLVINPSYNDSLEVLLVTAYRLGKYLGYLEVTFDDDGVVTSYAGNPIVLDKNIEEDPLVLEQVETYKVLVDEISTTVVGSSDVELSGRVSVCGVGECNLGDMLSDSMRLFHGTENEVHIAITSAGSFASSIEQGNITISDLTRTLPYGDTIDILSLTGRSIMDILERSVEDFEKSTPTTAFLQLSGLKVEFNLDRGNGERVESVELLCDSCDGGYTDIDVDGVYLVAMNSYIAGGQEGYTIILERTISRETGNLDVDVAADFLRENSPFKSSLPRIVFSGSSMLKAPIPWVLFLLSLCSLIA; encoded by the exons ATGTCTCTGTTATTTCGCAGTGCTTCTCTGGTTCTCTTGTGGATCTTGATTTCCCGGGTTAAACTTTCTTTCGGATACTTTAACCTGACTATATTACACACCAATGATTGTTCAGATCGAATTGAAGAATTCAGTGGTTCGGGCAGTACATGCACCCCAGAGATCAGGGCGGACGACGGATGCTTTGGAGGGGTAGCTAGAAGATCTACGGTACTGAAAGACATTCGTGAGGGGGGCACCGGTAATGAAAGCATCATTTTAGTGGATACGGGGGACCAGTTCCAAGGCACGGACTGGTTTTACGTGTACAAGGGAAACAGCACCGCACATTTTATGAGCTTATTAGAATACGATGTCATG GGCTTGtcaaaaaatgaatttctcAGGGGTGTTCCGGGACTGATACCGTTTTTAAATCTAATCGATTTTCCCGCCGTAAGCTCTAATATTGATACGTCCAACGAGCCAGCCTTGCAGTCGCTTCTTAGCCGGAGTCGTGTGATCACTGTAGGGGGTGAGAAAGTGGGAGTGGTAGGAGTAACCAAGCCAGATACGCCCCAGTTGACACCGACAG GGAACCTCACATTCCTCCCTGTCATCGAATCCGTCCAGGCAGCCGTTGACAATCTCGTAGACGATCAGGGCGTCAATAAGATCATCGCACTCAGTGACTCAAGCTTTGATATTGATCAGGAGATCGCGAGGTCCGTTCGGGGAGTCGACATTGTCGTCGGCGGCCATTTCAATACTTTTCTTTACACAG GTGACCCACCTTACGACGACAACGCCAAGAAAGGCGACTACCCTTTGGTCATCAACCCGTCTTACAATGACAGTCTTGAGGTCCTCCTCGTTACCGCCTACCGTTTGGGCAAGTACCTGGGTTATCTCGAAGTCACGTTCGACGATGATGGtgttgtgacgtcatatgcgggGAATCCCATTGTCCTGGATAAAAACATAGAGGAAG ATCCTTTGGTGTTAGAACAAGTGGAAACCTACAAAGTCCTAGTGGATGAAATCTCAACCACAGTAGTCGGGTCATCAGATGTGGAGTTAAGTGGACGCGTCAGTGTGTGCGGTGTCGGTGAATGCAATCTGGGGGACATGCTTTCGGACTCAATGAGGCTCTTTCACGGGACTGAAAATGAGGTTCACATCGCCATAACCTCCGCCGGGAGTTTTGCTTCATCGATAGAACAGG GCAACATCACTATCAGTGATCTGACGCGTACCCTACCGTACGGTGACACAATTGACATTCTCTCTCTCACTGGTCGATCTATCATGGACATTCTGGAACGATCTGTTGAAGATTTTGAAAAATCAACTCCAACTACTGCCTTCCTTCAGCTATCAG GACTGAAGGTCGAATTCAACCTTGATCGTGGAAACGGCGAGCGAGTTGAGAGTGTCGAATTACTTTGTGACTCTTGTGATGGAGGATACACTGACATCGACGTCGATGGCGTCTACCTTGTCGCCATGAATAGCTACATTGCAGGGGGTCAAGAGGGATACACGATCATCCTTGAGAGAACTATCAGTCGGGAGACAG GTAACCTGGACGTAGACGTAGCCGCGGATTTCTTGAGAGAGAATTCTCCTTTCAAAAGCAGCCTTCCTCGTATCGTTTTCAGTGGATCGAGCATGCTCAAAGCCCCAATCCCTTGGGTTTTGTTTCTCCTTTCTTTATGTAGCTTGATTGCTTAA